A stretch of Leisingera sp. S132 DNA encodes these proteins:
- a CDS encoding SUF system Fe-S cluster assembly protein: protein MTNPAEPLEGAPLIAPSSVSHPLYEAIVDACRTVYDPEIPVNIYELGLIYTVDISDENDVKIIMTLTAPGCPVAGEMPGWLIDAVSPVDGVKSVDVELTWEPPWGMEMMSDEARLELGFM, encoded by the coding sequence ATGACCAACCCTGCCGAACCGCTCGAAGGCGCCCCGCTGATCGCGCCCTCCTCCGTCAGCCACCCGCTGTACGAGGCCATCGTCGACGCCTGCCGCACCGTTTATGACCCGGAAATCCCGGTGAACATCTACGAACTGGGCCTGATCTACACCGTTGATATCAGCGACGAGAACGACGTGAAGATCATCATGACCCTGACCGCGCCGGGCTGCCCGGTGGCAGGCGAGATGCCGGGCTGGCTGATCGATGCCGTCTCTCCGGTCGACGGCGTCAAAAGCGTCGATGTCGAACTGACCTGGGAGCCGCCCTGGGGCATGGAGATGATGTCCGACGAGGCACGCCTCGAACTGGGCTTCATGTAA